The following proteins come from a genomic window of Nostoc sp. ATCC 53789:
- a CDS encoding TIGR02587 family membrane protein, with amino-acid sequence MATKRQKDVWRSEINDIIRGACGGFLFGIPLLYTMEVWWIGSLAKPQLMMMAIAFMFIVVYLLNQIEGFRKRRYSWLAPQAAMDTVEAIAIGLACSTFVLLLLRELTLETSLKESLGKIIFESVPFALGVALANQLLGDSRNSNGEGQKADSTTSNKKDELNATFADVGGTLIGATIIAFNIAPTDEITMLAAAASPPWELAMIATSLLISYGIVFQAGFSDQQKRREQKGIFQRPSSETIMSYLVSLLASAFMLWFFQKLTFSDPWTMWLDHTLMLGLPATIGGAAGRLAI; translated from the coding sequence GTGGCAACAAAACGTCAAAAAGATGTATGGAGGAGTGAGATTAATGACATTATTCGGGGTGCTTGCGGAGGTTTTTTATTTGGCATCCCTTTACTGTACACAATGGAGGTTTGGTGGATTGGATCGCTGGCAAAACCACAACTGATGATGATGGCGATCGCATTTATGTTTATCGTGGTGTACTTGCTCAATCAGATAGAAGGGTTTCGGAAACGCAGATATAGCTGGCTAGCTCCTCAAGCCGCAATGGATACTGTAGAAGCGATCGCGATCGGACTAGCTTGCTCTACCTTTGTGCTGCTACTATTGCGAGAATTGACACTAGAAACTTCCCTAAAAGAATCTTTAGGTAAAATCATCTTTGAAAGTGTACCATTTGCTCTTGGTGTAGCATTAGCCAACCAGTTGTTGGGAGATAGTAGAAACAGCAATGGAGAAGGGCAAAAAGCCGACAGCACAACCAGCAACAAAAAAGATGAGTTAAACGCCACCTTTGCCGATGTGGGCGGAACCCTAATTGGTGCAACCATAATTGCATTTAACATCGCTCCAACAGATGAAATTACTATGCTTGCAGCCGCAGCCTCGCCACCTTGGGAGTTAGCAATGATCGCCACATCTTTACTAATTTCTTATGGCATTGTATTTCAAGCAGGCTTTTCTGACCAACAAAAGCGAAGAGAGCAAAAGGGAATTTTCCAACGACCATCGAGCGAAACTATTATGTCTTACCTAGTGTCACTCCTAGCAAGCGCTTTTATGCTGTGGTTCTTTCAAAAGTTAACTTTTAGCGATCCTTGGACAATGTGGTTAGATCACACCTTGATGTTGGGCTTACCTGCAACTATTGGCGGTGCAGCCGGCAGGTTAGCAATATGA
- a CDS encoding TIGR02588 family protein — MTQTEQPPKRSIAEWITFSVASFILAIIVSLVGYTWLNEKNQPPILSVTKKETIREIDGQFYVPFEVVNSGGDTAESVQIMAELMIDGKVTETGEQQVDFLSSGESEEGAFIFTQNPRQGQLNLRVGSYKLP, encoded by the coding sequence ATGACTCAAACAGAACAACCACCAAAGCGCTCAATAGCTGAGTGGATAACATTCAGCGTCGCCTCATTTATCCTAGCAATCATTGTGAGTTTAGTAGGTTACACTTGGCTGAACGAAAAGAATCAACCTCCCATTCTTTCTGTTACCAAAAAAGAAACAATTCGGGAAATTGATGGCCAATTTTATGTTCCTTTTGAAGTTGTGAATAGTGGAGGAGATACAGCTGAGTCAGTTCAGATTATGGCTGAGTTAATGATTGACGGTAAAGTTACAGAAACAGGAGAGCAACAGGTTGATTTTTTATCTAGTGGGGAAAGTGAAGAAGGCGCATTTATATTCACCCAAAACCCGCGTCAAGGTCAGTTAAATTTGCGTGTTGGTAGTTATAAATTGCCATAG
- a CDS encoding ChaB family protein, with protein MTEIYKAERTISAVFKEQKQIDDVIRRLLDRGVPRDHISVMGRNFQSETRIAGFISKKDVILGGLRTGAVFGSLFGSFLSLLTGVGVLFIPFVGPIVAAGPIGAVLLGAASGAIAGSAGAGLVSVLTTLGMPEDKATIYQTRLQAGEFLLMAEVPSDRTGEFQLLLESAGGEEINTIEKTFARPCPGQCNSPDDLSPEVRAHLSDEAQRTFIERYNTVFNEKNDEFTAEQAAWESVHQQYDEDQNGVWSKAKVKA; from the coding sequence GTGACAGAAATATACAAAGCAGAACGTACTATATCTGCTGTATTCAAAGAACAGAAGCAAATTGATGATGTAATTCGACGTTTACTAGACAGGGGTGTACCTAGAGACCATATTTCGGTCATGGGTAGAAACTTCCAGTCAGAAACTAGAATTGCAGGCTTTATAAGTAAAAAGGATGTGATTCTGGGAGGTTTGAGAACGGGGGCAGTTTTTGGTTCCTTGTTTGGTTCCTTTCTCAGCTTGCTCACTGGTGTAGGCGTACTATTTATTCCCTTTGTTGGCCCAATCGTAGCAGCCGGGCCTATTGGTGCAGTGTTGCTGGGGGCTGCAAGTGGAGCGATCGCAGGTAGTGCAGGTGCCGGTCTGGTGTCGGTTCTAACTACTTTGGGGATGCCAGAAGATAAAGCGACTATCTACCAAACCCGCTTACAAGCTGGCGAATTCTTACTGATGGCAGAAGTTCCGAGCGATCGCACTGGCGAATTTCAATTGCTACTAGAAAGTGCTGGTGGCGAAGAAATTAACACGATCGAAAAAACCTTTGCTCGCCCTTGTCCTGGACAGTGCAACAGTCCAGATGACTTGTCTCCTGAAGTTCGCGCTCATCTTTCTGATGAAGCTCAACGCACATTCATTGAGCGCTATAATACTGTCTTCAATGAAAAAAATGACGAGTTCACAGCCGAACAAGCTGCTTGGGAGTCTGTTCATCAGCAATATGATGAAGATCAAAACGGCGTTTGGTCAAAAGCTAAAGTTAAAGCTTAA
- a CDS encoding Dps family protein produces MRAINIGLTEEQRQGVINLLNKDLADAYLLLVKTKKYHWDVVGPQFRSLHQLWEEHYEKLTLNIDALAERIRALGGYPVGTMEGFLKIATLKEHAGNVPTATKMVANLVHDHEQVIRNLRDHVDQSGDDFHDQGTADFLTGLLEQHEEIAWMLRSFIEGEALDPDGRQPASGAKTPVGV; encoded by the coding sequence ATGCGTGCGATAAACATTGGGTTGACAGAAGAACAGCGTCAAGGTGTAATTAATCTGTTAAATAAAGATTTGGCAGATGCCTATCTACTGTTGGTGAAAACCAAAAAGTATCACTGGGATGTCGTTGGCCCTCAGTTCCGCTCTTTGCACCAGCTTTGGGAAGAACACTACGAAAAGCTGACTCTAAATATTGATGCCTTGGCAGAGCGGATTCGCGCTTTGGGCGGTTATCCAGTTGGCACAATGGAAGGATTTCTTAAGATTGCTACCCTGAAGGAACACGCTGGTAATGTTCCTACAGCAACGAAGATGGTAGCTAATTTAGTGCATGATCACGAGCAGGTTATTCGTAACTTAAGAGACCATGTAGATCAGTCTGGTGATGATTTCCACGATCAAGGAACTGCTGACTTTTTAACTGGACTGTTGGAACAGCATGAGGAGATAGCTTGGATGCTGCGTTCATTTATTGAAGGAGAGGCATTAGATCCAGATGGTAGACAGCCAGCATCTGGGGCTAAGACTCCTGTAGGTGTGTAG
- a CDS encoding glutamate--cysteine ligase: MFFFGIEHEVAFLNKEGKFADFSHTKFADFNQIIEKLPTYPSDYPQLRVGDAGIKMKRWYIEGFERFADSDEVIDCHVKGIEIRTTIHSDIQGAITELSESFHLLREVAANFDLSPVLVSFNPYNSAFEPQPPLNDYEIKQLEAYPDEQTANIHMVSYGPDLNISVADLSTESVIDIGRKLTYYSPYIVPFSYSSPFYNGGLWDGLSVRTFIRTGKRPAALVFVQKEEQLINSIPSLTKIARIPAEVGRIEFKACDSCDDFLIYASLLALLKGLVLDNTLLGRETVPDAALHQISAKEGFDNEDIFENATKVLQAAEVALGNDTDVHYLMPLKVLLAQRKTRSHELIEMFNRVSSIEEVIRQTYQV, encoded by the coding sequence ATGTTTTTCTTTGGCATTGAGCATGAAGTCGCATTCCTAAATAAAGAAGGTAAATTTGCTGATTTTTCCCACACAAAATTTGCTGATTTTAATCAAATTATTGAAAAGTTACCCACATATCCCAGTGATTATCCTCAACTGCGCGTAGGTGATGCGGGTATTAAGATGAAGAGATGGTACATTGAGGGATTTGAAAGATTTGCAGATTCCGATGAAGTGATAGACTGTCATGTTAAAGGTATTGAAATTAGAACAACTATACATTCTGATATTCAAGGCGCTATTACGGAATTATCAGAAAGTTTTCACTTACTACGTGAAGTTGCTGCTAACTTTGACTTATCACCAGTTTTGGTCAGTTTTAATCCCTACAATTCGGCTTTTGAACCTCAACCTCCATTAAATGATTATGAAATCAAACAGCTAGAGGCTTATCCTGACGAACAAACTGCTAATATTCACATGGTGTCTTATGGGCCAGATTTAAATATTTCAGTGGCAGATTTGTCTACTGAAAGTGTGATTGATATCGGCAGAAAGTTAACTTATTATAGTCCCTATATCGTCCCTTTTAGTTATAGCTCCCCTTTTTATAACGGAGGTTTATGGGATGGGTTATCGGTACGAACATTTATCAGAACTGGGAAAAGGCCAGCAGCCCTAGTTTTTGTTCAGAAAGAAGAACAATTGATTAATAGTATACCTTCACTAACAAAAATCGCCCGCATTCCGGCTGAAGTAGGACGCATTGAATTTAAAGCTTGTGATAGTTGTGATGATTTTTTAATCTACGCATCTTTGCTAGCTTTATTGAAAGGTTTAGTATTAGATAATACCTTACTGGGTAGAGAAACTGTACCCGATGCAGCATTACATCAAATTTCAGCAAAAGAAGGTTTTGACAACGAGGATATTTTTGAGAATGCGACAAAAGTCTTGCAAGCAGCCGAAGTTGCTTTGGGAAATGACACCGATGTTCATTATTTAATGCCCTTAAAAGTACTACTGGCGCAGCGAAAAACAAGATCCCATGAATTAATAGAAATGTTCAATCGAGTAAGTTCAATAGAAGAAGTAATAAGGCAGACTTATCAAGTTTAA
- a CDS encoding Mo-dependent nitrogenase C-terminal domain-containing protein, with translation MTSTVQSPYSSEQIAAWLRGLLTIAWADGNFDAQEQELIASITKDELAPKIKCDSLEVITPEELAAVLGKGTPAAENFLRTAVMVAIADGTYSPSEDEVLHQFCQALEQPEELLEALRHTLEHPQQLTPAIASPGLTKRQIDALHPLRDWLDGLDIQDPRVARFLCKMIPSQCPFERDVTLFGRKIVHIPPMCKINPLYEQLVGLRFRALSYLADKCGEDVSPYI, from the coding sequence ATGACAAGTACCGTTCAATCCCCCTACAGCAGCGAACAGATTGCCGCTTGGTTGCGTGGACTGCTCACCATTGCTTGGGCAGATGGTAATTTTGATGCCCAAGAACAGGAATTAATTGCCAGCATCACCAAAGATGAATTAGCTCCTAAGATTAAATGCGACTCACTAGAGGTAATTACGCCAGAAGAATTAGCCGCAGTGTTGGGTAAAGGTACACCAGCCGCAGAAAATTTCTTAAGGACAGCAGTGATGGTAGCGATCGCAGATGGTACTTATTCTCCCAGTGAAGATGAGGTTCTGCATCAGTTCTGCCAAGCCTTAGAACAGCCAGAGGAGTTACTAGAAGCCCTTCGCCATACCCTAGAACACCCACAGCAACTTACCCCTGCGATCGCCAGCCCTGGACTTACAAAGCGTCAAATTGATGCACTACACCCTCTGCGTGACTGGCTGGATGGGCTAGATATTCAAGACCCAAGAGTAGCCCGCTTTTTGTGTAAAATGATTCCCTCCCAGTGTCCCTTTGAGCGGGATGTCACCTTATTTGGACGCAAGATTGTCCACATCCCCCCGATGTGTAAAATTAACCCCTTGTATGAGCAACTGGTGGGCTTACGTTTCCGCGCCCTCTCTTATCTAGCAGATAAATGCGGTGAAGATGTTTCACCATATATTTAG